TGTTGACGACAACCGCGCCCAGAATATCGTTTTCGGAATTGTATGTAATGACAAATCCACCGAATGATTCTATATTTTTCAATGCGTAATCGACCGCTTTTTCAATCGCTGGTTTAGGGTCTCCGTATTTGTCTAAATTTTCAAAAAGAAAATCGACAATTTTACTTTTTTCAATGGGAGCCGGCTTGTTATCCGGTCTGTAAATTTTTATTTCTGCCATGATATAACTCCTTTCATATACATAAGGATTGAGATAGAGCTTTCAAAATCTCAATATAAAATCCTGCCGTCAAGTCTTTGAACTGTGAATTTTCTCTGCGAAAGCCAAAACATGACCGTCCGGATCCGAAAAGTAACAAGTTCTGTCACCCCAGTTTCTTTTCTCTATCGGGCTAATCTCTACAGCTCCTGTTTTTTTGGCGTTTTCGTATTCAAATTCAAGATCTTCGACATATAGGTATAATTCGCACCTCGGAATACCGTTTCCTTTTGACGGATGAAGAGTTTTTTCTTTTAATATAGACGCAATACCGTCATTTGGCATAATGCCTAATCTTAAGTTTTCAAAGACATCGAATTCTGTCATCCCCGGGACATCAAGATCAGGTTCCTTCCTGAAAATATTTTTGTAAAATTCAGCGCTCCTTTTCTGATCACTGACATAAAGCACTGTTAGGAAACACTTTACATGTTCAAGCAATTTACTCTCCATTTTATTGATTTTTTGAAATTTTTTAAGAGTTTATTAAAGAAAAACAACATCAAATATATATTATATCATAACATGCATGTAAAATATTGTCAAGGTAAAGGTAAAAATGAATCAGTTTCTGTAAAATATGAACAGCGCGCAGCCATTTCCGTGTTTTTTCTACATAAAAGGCTTATAAAAGTATGAATTTTTATATTTTACAATTCATTTTATCAAACTTACAATACCGATGTATTGACCCTTTTCTAATTCAGAATGCTCTATTGTCTCAAAAAAAACATTATAACCTGCTTGTTCAAGGAGATCCTGCCAGGTCTTTTGATGAAAAATTCCGTTTATTGAAAGATCGTCCTCGAACCGTATTTCACCTTTTTCGTTCATCAGAATATACGCGAAATAAGTTTCTGTCAGATTATCGTCCGGGTCGTCATCTTTCATCCATTCCAAATATCTCATGCTTCTTTCTTTTCTGTCGTGTCCTCCATGGCTCGTTTGAGGCTTGAAAGTTTCCTTGAAGTAATCCGGTGCCATGAACAAAATTCCGTCTTTTTTCAGGTGTTCCATGGCCGTGATGAAAGTTTTGAAAAGATCTTCTTCCGTTGTCATATACATTATTGCGTCGTGAATGAAAACAAGGTCGAATTTTTCTCCAAGCCTTACTACCCTCATGTCGCCTTCAAAATGTCTGCATTCGGGATTTAATAACTTGCTGACCTCAAGCATACCCGGAGAGATGTCGACTAAAGTCATGTTGTAATGTTTCTTAAAGAACGATGCGTTACTGCCTCCTCCGCATCC
The sequence above is a segment of the candidate division WOR-3 bacterium genome. Coding sequences within it:
- a CDS encoding GNAT family N-acetyltransferase, with protein sequence MAEIKIYRPDNKPAPIEKSKIVDFLFENLDKYGDPKPAIEKAVDYALKNIESFGGFVITYNSENDILGAVVVNRTGMKDYIPENILVYIATKRENRGKGIGKELLRNTIEKADGNIKLHVEPDNPARFLYEKSGFTNKYLEMRLAK
- a CDS encoding VOC family protein produces the protein MESKLLEHVKCFLTVLYVSDQKRSAEFYKNIFRKEPDLDVPGMTEFDVFENLRLGIMPNDGIASILKEKTLHPSKGNGIPRCELYLYVEDLEFEYENAKKTGAVEISPIEKRNWGDRTCYFSDPDGHVLAFAEKIHSSKT
- a CDS encoding class I SAM-dependent methyltransferase, whose product is MKLYNELSKWWPVLSAPEDYEEESGLYIKIIEKYKKDIKCALELGCGGGSNASFFKKHYNMTLVDISPGMLEVSKLLNPECRHFEGDMRVVRLGEKFDLVFIHDAIMYMTTEEDLFKTFITAMEHLKKDGILFMAPDYFKETFKPQTSHGGHDRKERSMRYLEWMKDDDPDDNLTETYFAYILMNEKGEIRFEDDLSINGIFHQKTWQDLLEQAGYNVFFETIEHSELEKGQYIGIVSLIK